The following are encoded together in the Variovorax sp. PBS-H4 genome:
- a CDS encoding histidine phosphatase family protein, with translation MEATRLIAVRHGETAWNVDTRIQGQLDIGLNETGLWQARRVGKALADEPIAAIYASDLARAWQTALEIAQPRGIPVQPEPGLRERAFGHFEGRTFADIDASLPEQARLWRTRDPAFAPEGGGESLLAFRERVTGIAGQLAQRHPGELVVLVAHGGVMDVLYRAATRQELQAPRTWHLGNAAINRLLWTPQGFSLVGWGDVGHLDQGTLDEATI, from the coding sequence ATGGAGGCCACTCGACTCATCGCCGTGCGTCACGGCGAAACTGCCTGGAACGTCGACACCCGGATTCAGGGCCAGCTCGACATCGGCCTGAACGAGACCGGCCTCTGGCAGGCCCGGCGCGTCGGGAAGGCGCTTGCGGATGAGCCGATCGCCGCCATCTACGCCAGCGACCTGGCACGTGCCTGGCAGACCGCCCTCGAGATCGCGCAACCACGCGGCATCCCAGTGCAGCCCGAGCCCGGGCTTCGCGAGCGGGCCTTCGGCCACTTCGAGGGCCGCACCTTTGCCGACATCGACGCCTCGCTGCCCGAGCAGGCCCGCCTCTGGCGCACCCGCGACCCGGCGTTCGCGCCGGAGGGCGGCGGCGAATCACTGCTGGCCTTCAGGGAGCGGGTGACGGGCATCGCCGGGCAGCTTGCGCAGCGGCATCCCGGCGAATTGGTGGTTCTGGTGGCGCACGGCGGTGTCATGGACGTGCTCTACCGCGCCGCCACCCGCCAGGAACTCCAGGCGCCGCGCACCTGGCACCTGGGCAATGCCGCCATCAACCGGCTCCTCTGGACCCCTCAGGGCTTCTCGCTCGTGGGCTGGGGCGACGTAGGGCACCTCGACCAGGGCACGCTGGACGAAGCGACGATTTGA
- the ttcA gene encoding tRNA 2-thiocytidine(32) synthetase TtcA: MSALWTDVETESPRDTSLRIERETHKLEKRLCREVGRAIFDYNMIEAGDKVMVCVSGGKDSYALLDILLKLRARAPVHFDIVAVNLDQKQPGFPEEVLPTYLKALGVPFHIEEQDTYSIVKRVIPEGKTTCGLCSRLRRGILYRVADELGATKVALGHHRDDMLQTFFLNMFFAGKLKSMPPKLVSDDGRHIVIRPLAYVAEKDLVRWARHRAFPIIPCTLCGSQENLQRKQVGEMLREWERKHPGRIENMFNALQNVVHSHLLDGTAFDFKGLRTTGVADEEGDKAFDPPDFPPPSPLRVVQL; encoded by the coding sequence ATGAGTGCTCTTTGGACTGACGTCGAAACCGAGTCGCCTCGCGACACATCGCTCAGGATCGAGCGCGAGACCCACAAGCTGGAAAAGCGGCTGTGTCGCGAGGTCGGCCGCGCCATCTTCGACTACAACATGATCGAGGCGGGCGACAAGGTCATGGTGTGCGTCTCCGGCGGCAAGGACAGCTACGCGCTGCTGGACATCCTGCTCAAGCTGCGTGCCCGCGCGCCGGTGCACTTCGACATCGTCGCGGTCAACCTCGACCAGAAGCAGCCCGGCTTTCCCGAAGAGGTGCTGCCCACCTACCTGAAGGCGCTGGGCGTGCCCTTCCACATCGAGGAGCAGGACACCTACTCGATCGTCAAGCGCGTCATTCCCGAGGGCAAGACCACCTGCGGCCTGTGCAGCCGGCTGCGCCGCGGCATCCTCTACCGCGTGGCCGACGAACTGGGCGCCACCAAGGTCGCGCTGGGCCATCACCGCGACGACATGCTGCAGACCTTCTTCCTCAACATGTTCTTCGCCGGCAAGCTCAAGTCGATGCCGCCGAAGCTGGTGAGCGACGACGGCCGGCACATCGTGATCCGCCCGCTGGCCTACGTGGCTGAAAAGGACCTGGTGCGCTGGGCACGGCATCGCGCCTTTCCGATCATTCCGTGCACGCTCTGCGGCAGCCAGGAGAACCTGCAGCGCAAGCAGGTGGGCGAGATGCTGCGTGAGTGGGAGCGCAAGCACCCCGGGCGCATCGAGAACATGTTCAACGCGCTGCAGAACGTGGTGCACTCGCACCTGCTGGACGGAACGGCCTTCGACTTCAAGGGTCTGAGGACGACCGGCGTCGCTGATGAGGAAGGTGACAAGGCCTTCGATCCGCCGGATTTTCCGCCGCCCTCGCCCCTTCGCGTCGTGCAGCTCTGA
- a CDS encoding dihydroneopterin aldolase, which translates to MSSTSNDLLLSTCRRLFLRDYEVWINIGVHEFEKRAEQRVVINVDLYVPLDVSTPKADELDEVVDYDFIRRTVATRLSKGHIHLQETLCDDILTQVLLHPKVQAARVSTAKPDVYPDCAAVGVEVFRSK; encoded by the coding sequence ATGAGCTCAACCTCCAACGACCTGCTGCTGAGTACCTGCCGGCGCCTCTTCCTGCGCGACTACGAGGTCTGGATCAACATCGGCGTGCACGAGTTCGAAAAGCGCGCCGAGCAGCGCGTGGTGATCAACGTCGACCTGTACGTGCCGCTGGACGTCTCCACGCCCAAGGCCGATGAGCTCGACGAGGTGGTCGACTACGACTTCATCCGCCGCACGGTGGCCACTCGGCTGTCCAAGGGGCACATCCACTTGCAGGAAACGCTGTGTGACGACATCCTCACGCAAGTGCTCTTGCATCCCAAGGTGCAGGCCGCGCGCGTGTCCACCGCGAAGCCCGACGTGTATCCCGACTGCGCGGCAGTCGGAGTTGAAGTTTTCAGGAGCAAGTGA
- a CDS encoding SDR family oxidoreductase has translation MRESTPRPGVLVTGGGRRLGAALCEAFARAGWPVWCQYRASRQEAEALCAQLRGEGHRATAVEADIGSAAGRRTLLDRLEGPLGCIVNNASAFEPDTGLDFDEATALRQIGVNLMAPLDFARLLAQRATGGDGIDRCAIHILDQKVHNLNPDYFSYTVSKLALERAVALQAQSLAPAVRVCGVAPGILYRSGPQEEDNFQQAARANLLRRPIDPADVARTCVFLAGTPSVTGSTLDVDNGQHLVPLPRDIMFVVDELLKAPSP, from the coding sequence ATGCGCGAATCCACCCCACGCCCCGGCGTGCTCGTGACCGGCGGCGGCCGACGGCTCGGCGCCGCGCTCTGCGAGGCCTTCGCGCGCGCAGGCTGGCCGGTGTGGTGCCAGTACCGCGCCTCGCGGCAAGAGGCCGAGGCGTTGTGCGCCCAGCTGCGCGGCGAAGGGCATCGGGCCACGGCGGTCGAGGCGGACATCGGCAGTGCCGCGGGGCGGCGCACCCTGCTCGATCGCCTCGAGGGACCCCTCGGGTGCATCGTCAACAACGCCTCGGCCTTCGAGCCCGACACCGGCCTGGACTTCGACGAGGCAACCGCCCTGCGCCAGATCGGAGTCAACCTGATGGCGCCGCTGGACTTCGCGCGCCTGCTGGCCCAGCGCGCCACGGGGGGCGACGGCATCGACCGCTGCGCGATCCACATCCTCGACCAGAAAGTCCACAACCTGAACCCCGACTACTTCTCGTACACCGTGTCCAAGCTGGCACTCGAGCGCGCGGTGGCGCTGCAGGCCCAGTCGCTGGCGCCGGCGGTGCGCGTGTGCGGCGTGGCGCCGGGCATTCTCTACCGCAGCGGGCCGCAGGAGGAGGACAACTTCCAGCAGGCAGCGCGCGCCAACCTGCTGCGCCGGCCCATCGATCCGGCCGATGTCGCGCGCACCTGCGTCTTCCTCGCCGGCACGCCCAGCGTGACCGGCAGCACCCTCGACGTGGACAACGGCCAGCACCTGGTGCCGCTGCCGCGCGACATCATGTTCGTCGTCGACGAGCTGCTGAAAGCACCCTCCCCATGA
- a CDS encoding class I SAM-dependent methyltransferase codes for MNEELGAARANNPLTRIIDAALQRDGGWLSFDRFMALALYAPGLGYYANASRKFGRMPGSGSDFVTAPELTPLFGRTLALQLAEALDRTGTDEIWEFGAGSGALAAQLLGALGERVARYRIVDLSGTLRERQQQALVPWAAKVEWLSELPARMRGVVVGNEVLDAMPVQLLARRGGAWLERGVIAQDVGFGWQDRPTELRPPVEIAGVHDYLTEIHPQARAFIATLAERLEQGAAFFVDYGFPEAEYYHPQRHMGTVMCHRGHQADADPLAHVGAKDITAHVDFTGIALAGQDAGLAVLGYTSQARFLLNAGLLPMMEEASLAERTLAARLIHEHEMGELFKVIGFAAGDGWDAIGFAEGDRSHTL; via the coding sequence ATGAACGAGGAGCTGGGCGCGGCGCGCGCCAACAACCCCCTGACCCGGATTATCGACGCCGCCTTGCAGCGCGACGGCGGCTGGCTGTCCTTCGACCGCTTCATGGCCCTGGCCTTGTACGCGCCGGGCCTGGGCTACTACGCCAATGCGAGCCGCAAGTTCGGCCGCATGCCCGGCTCGGGCAGCGATTTCGTCACTGCGCCCGAGCTCACGCCGCTCTTCGGCAGGACGCTGGCGCTTCAGTTGGCCGAGGCGCTCGATCGCACCGGCACCGACGAGATCTGGGAGTTCGGCGCCGGCTCGGGCGCGCTGGCGGCGCAGCTGCTTGGGGCACTGGGCGAACGCGTCGCGCGCTACCGCATCGTCGACCTGTCCGGCACCTTGCGCGAGCGCCAGCAGCAGGCGCTCGTGCCCTGGGCCGCCAAGGTCGAATGGCTCTCGGAGCTGCCGGCTCGGATGCGCGGCGTGGTGGTGGGCAACGAAGTGCTCGACGCGATGCCGGTCCAGTTGCTGGCGCGCCGCGGCGGGGCGTGGCTCGAGCGCGGGGTGATCGCGCAGGATGTGGGGTTTGGCTGGCAAGACCGCCCGACCGAACTGCGTCCGCCGGTGGAGATTGCCGGCGTGCACGACTACCTGACCGAGATCCACCCGCAGGCCCGCGCCTTCATCGCGACTTTGGCGGAGCGCCTTGAACAAGGCGCTGCCTTCTTCGTCGACTACGGCTTTCCCGAGGCCGAGTACTACCACCCGCAGCGCCACATGGGCACGGTGATGTGCCACCGTGGCCACCAGGCCGATGCCGATCCGCTGGCCCATGTCGGCGCCAAGGACATCACCGCCCATGTCGATTTCACCGGCATCGCTTTGGCCGGGCAGGACGCCGGCCTGGCGGTACTCGGCTACACCAGCCAGGCAAGGTTCCTGCTCAATGCCGGCCTCCTGCCGATGATGGAAGAGGCTTCGCTTGCCGAGCGCACGCTGGCGGCGCGGCTGATCCATGAGCACGAGATGGGCGAGCTGTTCAAGGTGATCGGCTTCGCGGCCGGCGACGGCTGGGACGCGATCGGCTTTGCCGAAGGCGACCGGAGCCATACGCTGTGA
- a CDS encoding TauD/TfdA dioxygenase family protein: MTAATLTASTQDFEIRRFDAPVGAEVIGLDLAKPIGTADFARIHRAHLDHHVLVFRDQRITPDQHIDFSRRFGPLEIHVLHQFHLAGHPEILIVSNIKKPDGEPLGLGDAGAYWHSDISYKPKPSLGSLLHAQELPSEGGDTLFADQHLAWEGLSPAMQQRVLPLRAQHSYLAKYEELRAKNPWRPKLSQAQIDQVAPAVQPVVRTHPETGRKALFVSEHFTTRIVGLPQDESDALLAELFAHSVKPEYVYRHRWAPHDLVFWDNRSLMHFAAGTPDHLRRKLYRTTVEGDAPF, encoded by the coding sequence ATGACTGCTGCCACCTTGACTGCCTCGACCCAGGATTTCGAGATACGCCGCTTCGATGCGCCCGTGGGCGCCGAAGTGATCGGGCTGGACCTTGCCAAGCCGATCGGTACCGCCGACTTCGCCCGCATTCATCGCGCGCACCTGGACCACCATGTGCTGGTCTTCCGCGACCAGCGAATCACGCCCGACCAGCACATCGACTTCAGCCGCCGCTTCGGTCCGCTCGAGATCCACGTGCTGCACCAGTTCCACCTCGCTGGCCATCCCGAAATCCTCATCGTCTCCAACATCAAGAAGCCCGATGGCGAGCCGCTGGGCCTCGGTGATGCCGGCGCCTACTGGCATTCGGACATCTCGTACAAGCCCAAGCCCAGCCTGGGCTCGCTGCTGCATGCGCAGGAGTTGCCGAGCGAAGGCGGCGACACCCTCTTTGCCGACCAGCACCTGGCCTGGGAGGGGCTGAGTCCAGCCATGCAGCAGCGCGTCCTGCCGCTCAGGGCCCAGCACAGCTATCTCGCGAAGTACGAGGAGCTGCGCGCGAAGAATCCCTGGCGCCCCAAGCTCTCGCAGGCCCAGATCGACCAGGTCGCGCCTGCCGTGCAGCCGGTGGTGCGTACCCATCCCGAGACCGGCCGCAAGGCGCTGTTCGTCAGCGAGCACTTCACGACCCGCATCGTCGGGCTGCCGCAGGACGAGAGCGACGCACTGCTGGCCGAGCTATTTGCCCACAGCGTGAAGCCCGAGTACGTCTACCGCCACCGCTGGGCACCGCACGACCTGGTGTTCTGGGACAACCGCTCGCTGATGCATTTTGCGGCGGGCACGCCCGACCACCTGCGGCGCAAGCTCTACCGCACCACCGTCGAGGGCGATGCGCCTTTCTGA
- a CDS encoding DUF5329 family protein — MHDRRRCLHIATLALLAAFAPLAAATPSEQEHKLIMALIAHVQGMTTMKFLRNGEPHDAGEAAEHMQAKYKHFRDEIVTAEDFIERCASRSELTGKPYMVKLADGKTHEARGFLTQELRAMRQQGRR, encoded by the coding sequence ATGCACGATCGTCGCCGGTGCCTGCACATCGCAACCCTCGCCCTGCTTGCCGCCTTCGCGCCGCTCGCCGCGGCCACGCCCTCGGAGCAGGAACACAAGTTGATCATGGCCCTGATCGCGCACGTCCAGGGCATGACCACGATGAAATTCCTGCGCAACGGGGAGCCGCACGACGCTGGGGAGGCAGCCGAGCACATGCAGGCCAAGTACAAGCACTTCCGCGATGAGATCGTGACGGCCGAAGACTTCATCGAGCGCTGCGCCTCGCGCTCGGAGCTGACCGGCAAGCCCTACATGGTCAAGCTCGCGGACGGCAAGACGCACGAGGCGCGCGGCTTCCTCACGCAGGAGCTGCGCGCGATGCGCCAGCAGGGCCGCCGCTGA
- the hisN gene encoding histidinol-phosphatase: MSSTASPQDALRIANLLADAAAAHSLRLFRTPLEVIAKADQSPVTVADRAAEAAMREILGIERPADGIFGEEHGVARMDAEAVWVLDPIDGTRSFVTGSPLWGTLIALVRGGRVELGMVDMPVLGERWVGQAGLGAQRNGQAVRVSACDSVEAARIFTTSPDIFGPADWNAFDRLSRRCAMRRFGGDCYSYAQLAGGSIDLVVETGLQPYDYLGPAGLIEAAGGVITDWEGSPLGLASDGRVVAAATPELHREALAILNAQV; encoded by the coding sequence ATGAGTTCCACTGCCTCGCCCCAGGATGCCCTGCGCATCGCCAACCTCCTTGCCGACGCCGCTGCCGCCCATTCGCTGCGCCTGTTCCGCACGCCGCTGGAGGTGATCGCCAAGGCCGACCAAAGCCCGGTCACGGTGGCGGACCGCGCGGCCGAGGCGGCGATGCGCGAGATCCTGGGCATCGAGCGGCCGGCCGACGGCATCTTCGGTGAGGAGCATGGCGTAGCACGCATGGACGCCGAGGCGGTGTGGGTGCTCGACCCGATTGACGGCACGCGCAGCTTCGTGACCGGCTCGCCGCTCTGGGGAACGCTGATCGCCCTCGTGCGCGGCGGCCGCGTCGAGCTCGGCATGGTCGACATGCCGGTGCTGGGCGAGCGCTGGGTCGGGCAGGCCGGCCTTGGCGCGCAGCGCAACGGGCAGGCCGTGCGCGTGAGCGCCTGCGACAGCGTCGAGGCGGCACGCATCTTCACGACCTCGCCGGACATCTTCGGGCCTGCCGACTGGAACGCCTTCGACCGGCTGAGCCGGCGCTGCGCAATGCGCCGCTTCGGGGGCGACTGCTACAGCTACGCCCAGCTGGCCGGCGGCAGCATCGACCTGGTGGTCGAGACGGGCCTGCAGCCCTACGACTACCTGGGCCCCGCAGGCCTGATCGAGGCCGCGGGCGGCGTGATCACCGACTGGGAGGGCAGCCCGCTGGGCCTGGCCTCCGACGGCCGCGTCGTTGCCGCCGCCACGCCTGAACTGCACCGCGAGGCGCTGGCGATCCTGAACGCGCAAGTCTGA
- a CDS encoding helix-turn-helix transcriptional regulator, whose protein sequence is MSIHAIHVAPAKRFQVAHACAAAALPGQHVASLGLVDVEALGGGVHRGLPHELFMVTAYCDEQLDCRSAGGGRALRVMVSALRIRPVDFVTQGRGQMAVAMLTPLGLLRAFGRPWDNLCNERLPLREIVPPYQEAILHGALIDAAGPERCAAFGRWLETRINERRLLGWQAERVAAAAMSLLEAPGLSVDELACQHRVSRRQLERDFRHWLGVAPAGYARLVRFQRAACGIAEGAPLAHVAVEQGYADQAHMTRAFSETAGVTPRQLREGGGPARALRAAFAQRMIMLPAAGEPEALRLAA, encoded by the coding sequence ATGTCCATCCACGCGATCCACGTTGCGCCCGCCAAGCGCTTCCAGGTTGCGCATGCCTGCGCCGCGGCGGCGCTGCCGGGGCAGCACGTGGCCTCGCTGGGTTTGGTCGACGTCGAGGCACTCGGAGGCGGCGTTCACCGGGGGCTGCCCCATGAACTCTTCATGGTCACGGCCTACTGCGACGAGCAGCTGGACTGCCGCAGCGCCGGCGGTGGCCGTGCGCTGCGCGTGATGGTCTCGGCCCTGCGCATCCGCCCCGTGGACTTCGTGACACAGGGCCGCGGCCAGATGGCCGTCGCGATGCTGACGCCGCTGGGCCTGCTGCGCGCCTTTGGCCGGCCCTGGGACAACCTGTGCAACGAACGCCTGCCCTTGCGCGAGATCGTGCCCCCTTACCAGGAGGCGATCCTGCATGGCGCGTTGATCGATGCGGCGGGGCCGGAGCGCTGCGCGGCCTTCGGGCGCTGGCTGGAGACCCGGATCAACGAGCGCCGCCTGCTGGGCTGGCAGGCCGAGCGTGTGGCTGCGGCAGCCATGTCGCTGCTGGAGGCGCCCGGGCTCTCGGTCGACGAGCTCGCCTGCCAGCATCGGGTGAGCCGGCGGCAGCTCGAACGCGACTTCCGCCATTGGCTGGGCGTCGCGCCCGCAGGCTATGCGCGGCTGGTGCGCTTCCAGCGCGCTGCCTGCGGGATCGCCGAGGGCGCGCCGCTGGCCCATGTCGCCGTGGAGCAGGGCTATGCAGACCAGGCCCACATGACCCGCGCCTTCTCCGAAACGGCGGGCGTCACCCCGCGCCAGCTGCGCGAGGGCGGCGGCCCCGCGCGCGCGCTGCGGGCGGCCTTCGCGCAGCGCATGATCATGCTGCCCGCCGCCGGCGAGCCGGAGGCGCTTCGGCTGGCGGCCTGA
- a CDS encoding DUF2905 domain-containing protein produces the protein MVRWLIVVVLALLLMSGLTQWLRRFGFGRLPGDFEFRAFGREWQLPIGSTVVLSMIAALIARWI, from the coding sequence ATGGTTCGCTGGCTGATCGTCGTCGTGCTCGCGCTGCTCTTGATGAGCGGCTTGACGCAATGGCTGCGGCGCTTCGGCTTCGGGCGCCTGCCCGGCGACTTCGAGTTTCGGGCCTTCGGGCGCGAATGGCAGCTGCCGATCGGGAGCACCGTGGTGCTCAGCATGATCGCGGCCTTGATTGCACGATGGATCTGA
- a CDS encoding ROK family protein has translation MRACVDIGGTKLAVSLSPDGSTELIGRRSEPTAKTGSNDAVALQILRLIDEICAEQGIPAASIDRVGVSSAGPFVLRDASVELATPNICGGIAGPARGLPNDWMTAALEAPLRQRFGQVRVENDAVAALEAERTWGALKGTDHCAYVTWSTGVGVGLCVDGRILHGKNGNAGHAGHSFVADDDSGALCGCGNVGDVEALVAGNSVARRFGRPSPELFAAAAAGEPQALATTAALCRVMGRMLYNLIATLDLDRISLGGSVFWHNRDFLLPRLQAEIDGKLVALTRGAVLVPAGLGDKVGDYAALALLD, from the coding sequence ATGAGAGCCTGCGTCGATATCGGCGGCACCAAGCTGGCCGTGAGCCTTTCGCCCGACGGCAGCACCGAGCTGATCGGCCGCCGAAGCGAGCCCACGGCCAAGACCGGCAGCAACGATGCGGTGGCGCTGCAGATCCTGAGGCTCATCGACGAGATCTGCGCCGAGCAGGGCATCCCGGCCGCATCGATCGACCGCGTGGGCGTGTCGTCGGCGGGCCCTTTCGTGCTGCGCGACGCTTCGGTCGAGCTGGCCACACCCAACATCTGCGGCGGCATCGCCGGCCCCGCGCGTGGACTGCCCAACGACTGGATGACGGCCGCGCTCGAGGCACCGCTGCGCCAGCGCTTCGGCCAGGTGCGGGTAGAGAACGATGCGGTGGCCGCGCTCGAGGCCGAGCGCACCTGGGGCGCGCTGAAGGGCACGGACCACTGCGCCTATGTCACCTGGAGCACCGGCGTCGGAGTGGGCCTGTGCGTGGACGGCCGCATCCTCCACGGCAAGAACGGCAATGCGGGCCACGCGGGCCACAGCTTCGTGGCAGACGACGACAGTGGCGCGCTGTGCGGCTGCGGCAACGTCGGGGACGTGGAGGCCCTGGTCGCCGGCAACTCCGTTGCGCGCCGCTTCGGGCGGCCGTCGCCCGAGCTGTTCGCCGCCGCCGCCGCCGGCGAGCCGCAGGCCCTGGCCACCACGGCGGCGCTGTGCCGGGTGATGGGACGCATGCTCTACAACCTGATCGCCACGCTCGACCTGGATCGCATCAGCCTCGGCGGCAGCGTGTTCTGGCACAACCGCGATTTCCTGCTGCCGCGCCTGCAGGCCGAGATCGACGGCAAGCTGGTCGCGCTCACCCGCGGGGCGGTGCTGGTGCCCGCCGGGCTGGGCGACAAGGTCGGCGACTACGCCGCCCTTGCCTTGCTTGATTAG
- a CDS encoding SDR family NAD(P)-dependent oxidoreductase, with the protein MSTPHIAPIALITGGSRGLGKNTALKLAEGGVDILLTYRSGAEEAEQVVRQIEALGRRALALRLDVADSAGFVAFAAQVKTALNEVWQRERFDYLVNNAGIGIHVSFEETSEEQFDQLMNVQLKGPFFLTQKLLPLIADGGRIVNISTGLARFTLPGHAAYAAMKGGIEVLTRYQAKELGARGIAVNVVAPGAIETDFGGGLVRDNAQVNSMIASQTALGRAGQPDDIGGAIASLLQPENRWITGQRIEVSGGMFL; encoded by the coding sequence ATGAGCACTCCACACATCGCACCCATCGCTCTCATCACCGGCGGCAGCCGCGGCCTGGGCAAGAACACGGCGCTGAAGCTGGCCGAGGGCGGCGTGGACATTCTGCTGACCTACCGCAGCGGCGCCGAAGAGGCAGAGCAGGTGGTTCGGCAGATCGAGGCCCTCGGGCGGCGCGCGCTCGCGTTGCGGCTGGACGTTGCGGACAGCGCGGGCTTCGTGGCCTTCGCGGCGCAAGTGAAGACGGCCTTGAACGAGGTCTGGCAGCGCGAGCGCTTCGACTACCTGGTCAACAACGCCGGCATCGGCATTCACGTGAGTTTCGAAGAAACCAGCGAAGAACAGTTCGACCAGCTGATGAACGTCCAGCTCAAGGGCCCGTTCTTCCTGACCCAGAAACTGCTGCCGCTGATTGCCGACGGCGGCCGCATCGTCAATATTTCGACCGGGCTCGCGCGCTTTACTCTCCCCGGTCATGCGGCGTACGCCGCGATGAAGGGCGGCATCGAGGTGCTGACGCGTTACCAGGCCAAGGAACTGGGCGCGCGCGGCATCGCAGTCAATGTCGTCGCGCCGGGCGCGATCGAGACCGACTTCGGCGGCGGCCTGGTGCGAGACAACGCCCAGGTGAACAGCATGATCGCCTCGCAGACCGCGCTGGGGCGCGCCGGCCAGCCCGACGACATCGGGGGTGCGATCGCCTCGCTGCTCCAGCCGGAGAACCGCTGGATCACCGGGCAGCGCATCGAAGTGTCGGGCGGGATGTTCCTTTAG
- a CDS encoding LysR substrate-binding domain-containing protein, whose amino-acid sequence MDLDALRIFAKVAELASFTRAAEQLGHPKARVSTAVQQLEGQLGTRLLHRTTRRVRLTQDGELFLERAKELVADAEELQAMFQQAPTALRGRLRVDLPVGIARHIVIPRLPEFFAAHPQLALELSTTDRRVDPVHEGFDCVLRIGPLRDSGLVARPLGRLRLINCASPGYLRAHGIPRAPEDLTAHWLVHYSPTLGGQSPGWEYHDGERYRFQPMGGQITVNSSEAYEAACLAGLGLIQAPVLGLQARIDQGLLEEVMPQATAEPMAVTLLYPHRRNLSQRVQAMLDWLARTVEPMLC is encoded by the coding sequence ATGGACCTGGACGCGCTACGCATCTTTGCCAAAGTGGCCGAACTGGCCAGCTTCACCCGTGCCGCAGAGCAGCTGGGTCATCCCAAGGCGCGCGTCTCTACCGCCGTGCAGCAGCTCGAAGGGCAGCTTGGCACGCGCTTGTTGCACCGGACCACCCGCCGCGTGCGCCTGACCCAGGACGGCGAGCTGTTCCTCGAGCGTGCGAAAGAGCTGGTCGCCGACGCGGAGGAGCTCCAAGCAATGTTCCAGCAGGCGCCCACTGCCCTGCGGGGCCGGCTGCGCGTGGACTTGCCGGTCGGCATCGCGCGCCACATCGTCATCCCGCGCCTGCCCGAGTTTTTTGCCGCGCATCCGCAGCTGGCCCTGGAACTCAGCACCACCGACCGGCGGGTGGACCCGGTGCACGAAGGCTTCGATTGCGTGTTGCGCATCGGGCCGCTGCGCGATTCGGGCCTGGTGGCGCGCCCGCTGGGGCGACTTCGCCTGATCAACTGCGCGAGCCCCGGCTACCTGCGCGCGCACGGCATCCCGCGGGCGCCGGAGGACCTGACCGCGCATTGGCTGGTCCACTACTCGCCCACGCTGGGCGGGCAGTCGCCCGGCTGGGAATACCACGACGGGGAGCGCTATCGCTTCCAGCCCATGGGCGGGCAGATCACCGTGAACAGCTCCGAGGCCTACGAAGCCGCCTGCCTCGCAGGCCTGGGCCTGATCCAGGCACCGGTGCTGGGCCTCCAGGCGCGGATCGACCAGGGGCTGCTCGAGGAGGTCATGCCGCAGGCGACGGCTGAGCCAATGGCCGTGACGTTGCTTTATCCGCACCGCCGGAACCTTTCCCAGCGGGTGCAGGCGATGCTCGATTGGCTGGCCCGGACGGTGGAGCCCATGTTGTGCTAG